A region from the Benincasa hispida cultivar B227 chromosome 12, ASM972705v1, whole genome shotgun sequence genome encodes:
- the LOC120067675 gene encoding uncharacterized protein LOC120067675 has translation MQECNALVSNSLPRKQKDPRSFTVPCSIEGLDVGHALCDSINFMPLSIFKKLGIGEAQPTFVTLQLTDRTIKYPEGKIEDVLVKVDNFIFPADFIILDYEADKDVPIILGRPFLAIGNVLIDVHKGELTMRVDNQEVKFNVFNALKFPDKEDCQLNSIEFPEEET, from the coding sequence ATGCAGGAATGCAATGCGTTAGTAAGCAACAGTCTACCCAGGAAACAGAAGGACCCTAGGAGCTTTACAGTTCCGTGCTCGATAGAAGGGTTGGATGTGGGACATGCGTTGTGCGATAGCATTAATTTCATGCCGCTctcaatcttcaagaaattgggGATAGGTGAAGCACAACCCACTTTTGTTACTCTTCAACTCACTGACAGAACAATCAAATACcctgaaggaaagattgaagacgTTCTGGTAAAAGTTGACAACTTCATTTTCCCAGCAGATTTTATTATCTTAGACTATGAAGCAGACAAGGATGTACCAATTATCCTTGGACGCCCCTTCTTAGCCATTGGGAATGTTTTAATAGACGTGCATAAAGGAGAATTGACTATGCGTGTAGACAATCAAgaggtgaagtttaatgtgtttaatGCATTAAAATTCCCGGATAAAGAAGATTGTCAACTGAACAGTATAGAGTTTCCTGAAGAAGAGACCTAA